In the Urocitellus parryii isolate mUroPar1 chromosome 1, mUroPar1.hap1, whole genome shotgun sequence genome, CCATAATGAAAACTGAGCttagaaaatgtaatataatggTGACTAAATTCCACCCACTCTGGCAAAtctctttgttttaataaaactctCATTTTCCATGACAGTTTTCTTTGGGGGGGGAAGAATTCTCCTGGAATAATGGCCACTATACACCTTCACCCTAAAGAACAGATGGCAAGGATATCATAAGCATTTCCTGAGTGCTTGCAGCAACCAAGTCACTGTGACATTTCATGAGGTTATCATTACTATTATTTCCACTTACAGGTTCAGAGATTAGAAACTGGCTCAGGCTGCCCCAGCTCAAGGTCTATTATAGAGTTCCTGGTCTCAAACAGTTTGTTATATTGCTACacaaagaaaagtattttcaaaaccTTACTGGTGATCCAGCTTTTGACTTTCTAGGATAGataatttcacattctttttgCTTCATTGGTAGAAAACCAAATCAGAAATCCATATTAGTGTTGAGGGCTTGTGTGCTTAGGTCATATATGAAGCACAACCCTGAGTCAGTTGGAGGTCTTAATCATAcacttttcaaaaattgtttgtgGAACTCCCCAGGGTTGTACCTATTTTAAGCACAGTATCAGTGATATTCAATTCAAAATGATGTAATGTACTTATTTCAACTTCAATGACAACTGCTATTTGATCTGAGCTCACAACCTTGAATTTTGTTGCATGCCAGTTCGTGAATTCTGCCTACTTAGGTGGCTTCTGATTGAGTCTCAGCTTGGTCATGAATTTAAGTCAGACACCTAGAATCTATGATCGGGGTTTTCTATTTACTTCTATTTCAAGTGAAGGTTATCCTACAATAGCATATTGgccaattttgtttctttaattctttgatttcttttcaaaaattataattttccatACTGCCTGGACCCAAGTCTGTAGTAAGTCTTGTGTAGAGATAGAGAATTGCTGGTATATAAAAGCTTGATTTCTTGATCAGCTCAGCCTGTGTCATTTATTAAACTTTGTCTCTCGTCCTTATGTTTACATGGTTTCTTCCAGAATTTCACTGAATTACAAAGTAAAGTTCTGAGCACTAAGTGGCTAAGCAGGAGACATTCAAGTCCAACTGGACCATGTACCGACGCATCCTATAATGATGCCCTCCAACATGGAACTTTAGGACCTGAAGGTGCACCCCTTCTGCTTTCCTGGGGGAGAtggaaatggattaaaaactttaGAAAGCTGCTGAAGTTCCATGATGATGGCTGTGTTCAGTTTGTTAATTTCAGCAAAACATTGAAAAACTGCAGGCTCTTTGCAAAGAATGAACAATAATCATGTCTCTGAAAAGACCACACTGGTTATTTCTCCAACATTATGTGTATAAAGCTAGAAgcttaatgttttgtttttgtttttctgttttgcttaactttatagattaaaaataaaggaataatgcAAATGATACAATACTCTCATATGAATTTTCTATAGAGTTTGGAAGTTGCAAAAGAAATTGACATCTCTTTGTTTGGCTtgagaaaaataattactttgCCTCAAATTCAAAATGTATTGTCAACTGCATTATGATTTTTTGGTTCAAAACCATTCAAATGACAATACAGCAGTGTTGCTTTTCACTTACACTACACGATTCACGAAAGAGCCACCCCCTGTGGGACACAGTGTTCTCACAAAGATCTTTAgaaaaaggtagaaaagaaaaaccttgaaAGGTGGAATACTAGAGAAATGATGCCAAAATATTTAACCTCAaaatctaattctaaaattagtTAATCAGTTTTACATTAATAAATTGGCATtgtgtaatacacacacatacacacacacacacacacacacacacatttttggcTTGAAATCatcatgaatacattttaaaaggtagCCAACCATGGGATGTTAGTTTTAAAGGGGAGGAAAGCTACCTTATTTCTTCTgtgatataaattaatttaatttgttttcgaaattaaaaaaaaatcactgccagcttatattataaatgcatattaaCCCAGGAAGATCAGTTATAGtctaagaaatttatttcttgcatCAATACAGTCCCCATATGTCTTAAGATTTAGAACCAATACTAATTAAGGTGCAGACTCCAGTGGCTGGCGTGCTCCCCTTGGAGTCTAAGAGATGATTCACTCACCTAGGGTTTTGGCAGGTGCTCACAGCTGTATCTCCACCTCTGGCCACAACAGGGACTTTGTCTTGACTCAAATGCTCTTCTGCTTCCTGTGGGGCGCCACTTTCGGATAGGAAGCATTCAGGTTCTCCTTCAGGTTCTCTGATATCCTCTTCTCTCTGCTCTGTTTCAATCTGAATCAAAGGCACATCCCTTGAGCAAAGTGACCTCCGGGTGTGATTTAGAGGGCCAGCGTCACAGCACGAGGAAGTTTTCTTTGCACAATCTAAGCCATCCTGGTTCACAAGAGGAGCCGTTTTGCTTGGAGAAGACACCGAAGGACGTTTGCTCTCAGCAACAGAGTCCTTCCTGCGGCAATCAACAGACTCCTGAACAAGCAAAGGCGGCCTGCTGTGCACTCTGCTGGCAGCTATTCTGTCTGCACACTTTTCCCCTTGCAAGGGAGAGCCCCGGGGATTAGGACCGGCTTCAGCCCCCTCTGCATCATCTAtgaaaattttgttctttctcatgAGAGCCTCAATTGAGTTTGCCCACGTTTCATGAATCAACATGTTTGTGATCTGGTCAGTCCCACCTCTTCGATACAAGCAAGAGTCAGATTTGCAGAGACCCGAGGAGGAAGCTCCGCTGACGGGCTGTACGCTTGTGAAATCCTGTGGGCAGTTTTGGGCAAAGCCATCTAAGGAGTTGGCTTTGACTGGTGCATTCACTGTTAACCTGGCACAGGGGGACCTGGTATCTGGCATGGACGACTGTCTGTAACACAGCGCGGATCGTGCAGGCGGGGACAGTAAACCTGACGTCCAATCCTGGCTGCTTCTTCTGGAGGAGGCGCCgtctttgctttctctttcaaTGTCCCTCAGCATGTACCTGTAGAACTCCTCAGTGATGCTCTCGGTGCTGGACTGCTTAGAGGGGCAGCTCGGCCTCACGCTAAGGTGGTCGTTCTTCCGGCACGCCTGTCGCATCGCCGAGCTCAGAATGCTGCTGGCGTTCTTGCCTGCATAGTAATCCAGCAGCAACTCAAATCCCCGCCCTTCGTTTTCCATCTGGTTGACCATGAACCTGGAAAACTCATCAGTGATGCTCTCGCAGCTCGACTGCTTGGAGACCGAGCTGGCCCTGCTGACTGGCTGGCTTAAGGTGCTCGACAATCCCAGGCTGTTGGCATAGGCCCTGGCCTCAGAGTCCTCCTCCGGAATGCTTTCACAGCTAGAGGCCTTCAGCCGGTTCCACCTGTCGCTACCCAGTAACCGATTCCGGGAATGGCTCTGGGCTTGCCACACGCCGTCCACCATGGAGAACTCGGTTAGGCTCATGATCTTGGCTGCCActtcatttgcaaaaatattgACTGAATCGGGGATGTCCTCGAGGTTCATAGACTCGTCCACCACCCTGTTCATCAGCTTCTCTTTAAGCTCAGGGTGTTCATCCGTTTTCCGCTTGATCTCACTGAGCCGAGGAGGCTTGTGCTTCCTCAAGCTGCTATCACCTCCCtggctttccttcttcctcttcaagGGTCGGCAGGATACGTTCGGGGTCACCAGAAACTCATTCCCTCTTTTCCATGCGCAAAACCAGGGTTGTTTTCCATAGGAGTTGTCAAGACAGATTGCTGCGATTTCAGTTGCCATGGAGACAACCGTCTCTGCTAATTCTTCGGCAAAGTCTGTAATGTAGTAGTCCTCTGCCTGCTTTGTGGATTGAGCAGGAAGCGCCAACTCGTCCCCTAACAAGGACAGGTGAACTTGAACTTCATTATTTAGGGGCATGACACTACTGTACTTCTCTTGGGTGTTTGGATTGATACTGTCCTCCGCATCCTGGGAGCTGCTTCTACACTTGTCCACTGTGGGTAACTTTTCTGCTTGGAAAGAGGCTCTGCGTTCCTTCTCTTTGTGCCTGGGTGGCTGATGGGGCTCCTTTGTGTCTTCTCCCACTGTTCCTTCTATACACATTTCCTTGGAGGATGTTTTAGCTGTTGAAGAGTCCAGTACTCTGCGACTACAGGACAGTTCAAATTGCAGTGGGGGGTTCTCCATGAGGCCTGCCCTCACTTGGCTCTTGTCTTGCTTCAGGTCCATAATATCACTGGCAACAAGACTAGTGCTTTGTGCATTGCTAAGTGGATGGTCACTGGCATATTCTGTGTCTTTTGTGCCTGCTTGACCAGCAACCTGATCAAATGGCTGATAGCTGAGGGGTTCCATTTCCCTCCATCTGATGGTCTCCTTAGAAAGGACAGGAGGACACTGACCAAGCTGCACTATCTGGTTCATCTTCTTGAACGTGCAGCATATCACACTGTGGAGCAGTCGATTTGTGCTTTCCATTAAGGCGTCCAGTGTTTCAGATGAAAGCCTGCCATCGTTGGggtgggttattttatttttctggtgaacTTCATCAATGGCATGCTTCAGAATAACATTGGACAAGGTCTGTGTCAGTTCATTCCTCAGGATATTTTCTGAGCACAGCATCTGAGACTTTGAAGCAGATTCCATGATGCTCCTGTTCACAGATTCCATGAGGTCACCAATGCTGCTGTAGGTCTGAGGCCTAGTTAAAACCAGAGCGGCCTCTGTGAGcaaagcctcagcaatggcttccttccccacctccacGTTCCTCTCTGTTGCTGAACTACAAAGTGGAGGGATTGCTCCTGCATCTTCTGTTGCAGGCAAGAAGCTACTTGGGGATACAGGACAGGTCACTTCTTCCCTTTCACCTAAACCACAGACAGCTACGGCACTTGCCACCTGAGTCATGCCACACAAAGCCGATGGAAAGGAGTATTCACTGATGGAAGACTCCTTGAGTCCTTGAGATGCCTGCTCTTGAAGTGCTCCATTGCCTCCCAGGGCACAGTTTGCTAACAGGGATTCCTGTTCCATTGTGAACCTTTCCGTGGCCTGTGGACTGGAGATGGTTCCAATCACAGTGGCTGCACAGGCGAGTGCTACTTCTACAGCACTCTGAGGGTGTCTGCTGGGGTCCTCTCCAGGTAAAACACCTGCGGTTTCCATAGAGACCTCCATCTCAGGCCAGGAAGAGATGCCTGGTTCAGGGCCAGCATCACTGCCTTCTGGACTCTGCACTATGACGATTTTGGGGAGCTCATCCCATGACCGAGGGACAACTACATCTTTTGTTGAGCAGCTAGTGGGAAGCAGAGCACTTCCTACAGAAACACTGACTGCAGATTCCTGGGCTGGTGTAGGTTGAGACTGAGATAATCTGATAAATGCATCTTGTAGCACAGATTCTGCTAAATTTGTAGCATACTCGCCAGTTGTGGCTTCTCCATCTTGGATAGGAGGAAGTGAGTTTCTCCGGCCTTCATGATCTCCTGGATCTAGGCTGTTGCCATGTTCAGTGACAATACCATATGCAGAAGGTCCATCTTTCTTACCCATCATGGAGAAATAAGCATCACTTGGAATACACAATGCCTGAGGTTTTTCTACTTGACCTTTACAATgttctgaataataataattggtaGCTGGTTGCTCATTCCTCATAGCCTCACCCTTCCACTGGGATGGCTTGGTGGTAACATCTAGACTCTGCAAACCTGTGTTCTCTGCTACCTTTTCTAGATATCCTTCTGTTTTAATAAAAGGTGAATATTTGTTAATGCATTTGTCTTCCAGAGCATAAAGCAACTTTTCTTTGTTGTAATCCCGTTCCTCTTGGGTGActctcttttgctttttactttcCAAAGCATTGGCTGacagatttatattttcataacctagtaaagagaaaatgagggccactattattttttgaatatcaAGTTGCCATGGGTCTAAAATAACAATTACTTTCCAAAATTGCCTTAATGcactatcttatttttatttgtttttttcttcaaatgaagcATTGTGAACTTTTTTTAGATTCTTAcacatttttaattgacataaaatcagcataacaAAACTAACCATTTTAACCATTAAAAGGCAATGCAGTGACTTCTAGCACATTCAAAATGCTGTAAAATTATCACCATGACTTAATTCCAGagcattttcatcatcccaatGAGAAACTCTGTACTGGTTATccattccctccttcctcttggcAACCACTACTCTTTTTTTTATCTCCAAGGATTTGTCTATTATGGATGTTTCATATAAGTGGAGTCCTACAATATGAAGTCTTTTACAACTGGCTTCTTCCACTGAGGATACTGCAtctgtgttgtagcatgtatcagtacttcagcCCATTCCATGGCTGGATATTGTTAGGAAAAGTGaatcttaaaattcttttgaacTCCATTATGGGATGCTACCCAACAAAGTGGCTTTTGATGCAAGGACTAAAGGCTGATCACCATTTTTcaggggaaataaaaattaaggaacaCAGATAATTGCATCTTAGAGCTTTCTAATgtgcaaaaagaaaagaggaggaaagaggaggatgTTTAGAGCAAGCTCAATAGTGGGCCTTGTTGCAAAGATTTACTCTGAAGTTTGCATAGGACTTGCCCAGCAATAATTGCAAGAAATCTGGGTGTTTTTTCCTCTATGGCTAAGAGTGAGGAAGATGAACCCCATTAATTGAGCTCTAGGGGTCAACAGAACcagctgaataaataaatgctaagtACTTTCCTGGATTCTCTCTTTCTATCCTCACAAAGATCAGTAGCTATAGACACTATTGTCCTCTCAAATTTTAGATAAGGTAACTATGACTCAAAAAGATTAGATTGATGATTCTAGGTCTCACAACCTCAAAGTGACAGTTCTGGGATTCAAATTCAGGCCAGTCCAACTTGACTCCAACTAATATTTGCCTTTTATGGAAGTCTTAGGGAAACCAACTGTCCTCCCAGGAATAGCTTCCATCTCTGCCAGGAAGGAAAATTTCCTCTTAAGCCACACAGATTTCCTTTAGCATCCCTAAGGCATCTTTTGGAAGTCTGCAACCATCCAACTGTTAAGTCTGCAAAGTACATTAACCAGCATCTTCACCAGTgttatctttcttccttctcacaACCTAGCAACTGAAGATTATGTCGTGTCAGCCAAACTGAAACTTTTCTGAAATCTCACGCAGACATTTTTGTATGGTGACTAATTTCGGGATGtgcatttttcttattgaaaagTGCTCACCGTTCTTATATTCTTCCACCTCGCTTTCCTCCTCCAAGTGCTCAGAGGCAGTGAGAAAGTCTTCCTCGATTGAGGACAAGGAGCAGTTTGTGTCATCCTCCAGTTTCAAGATATTTGTTTCCAGGTGGTGCTGCCGCTCCTGCACCAGTTCCAGACCAATCAAGAATTTGTTGATTTCAAAGATGATGCAGTTGGTACTGTTCGGTCTGTTCCCTCTTGCACATTGGACCAGGCAGATATCTGGCAGCCAAGGGCACTacaagcagagagaaaagaagacaCTGCTCGAAAGGGAAATAGAACACCATTGCTTCTGACCTTCCACTGTGCACCAACCTCTCCTGATAAAAAGAGTgggaaatcttaaaaaatatttcaaatatcttcTGGCTTATGTTGATGAGCTgcttgagaaaaaaatcaagtggtATTTGGGAACACAAGGCACCCAAGGAGAAAGCTTAACTTAGGGGATATTGGACCAGCTGTATCACATATTTTGGTTTTCCCTGGTGAAAGCAAAAATTGAATCATGAAAAGTTCAACAGGCAAGAGATATTTTATTCAAGGCTATTAAATAAGGGAGAGAATTCAGAACTCAGATCACAGCCGCACTGAAACACAAGGCTACAAACTTGAGATCTGGGGGGAAGGGGGAGGCCTAAGGCCTTTGCTAACGAGCTTGACCCAAAGTCAATGTAAAAGTAAGCTTTCTTGAGTATTTGTGACCAGAGTTGGTTTCATGACTGGGTGCAGGTTGCATAGAGGAGTTTTGTTCTAACTGTCCCACAGAGACTGAGAGATGGAGCACTAACATCTTTGATGAGGGCTTTGCAAAGAGATGGCCCCTACTTCCTATAAAAAGACATTTCTGGGTCTTAAATCTGGAAATGATGTGCATTTCAAAggggcagagaaagaatttacCATGATAATGTTCCCAGATTAAATGCTCTATGGAAAGGAAGCCAAGGTCTGGAGTCAGGAAGAAGCCTGGGAAAAGCTGTGTGCACGCTGGCTGGGTCGCTTCTTTTGATTAAATTGAGTTCTAGCTCTTCAGGCCAATGTCTTTCTCTGCCCTGATGATGTTCAGTGAAGGTTCTGCCAGAATTTTGGATGCATAGTCAATGTTTTATCAACTAGAGTTAGATCTTTTCATTTGTATTGCTCATCTGAAGAAGGAGTCAAcatgaaatttaaagaaagcttCTGGGAACTGGTGTATAGGGAAAACAATGATCAAAAGGCCCAAATTATCCCACAGTGTCTCAGTTAGACCTGTTTAATTCTGTTCAGTTCTAGGGCTTCAGACCATATACCTGTTTTCCAGGACACATTTTATCTAcacatattatttttgttaaatagcaattaaaaatttcaattgcTCCTGGACAGATTATTAGTAAATCATGAGAATGAATTATGTCTGcatgggtttttattttcataagaaaaaattttaagtgaaaattctctgaatgaaaataagaattcgTGTTCAGGGGATcactaaatagattttttttctgaagtagaATTTGAAATGTTTGAGGAAAATATTGTTACGTTTCAATGCTCAATTTAGAAGAAAGAATTATTCAATCATATGTTTATCTGAGGTTGAAGTTTCTTGGTTCTACTACTAATGAGCTTGCCATTCTGGAGTCCCCAAGTCTGAACGTGTGTGTTTATGAGAGTGAATCTGACAGAGGGCTATGTCCACACAGACATTTGTACTGTATTTCATAAAGTCGCTTACTTTTTTTTGTTACATTATTTATCAACTTTCAGTTGACCATTATACCTAGAGTTATTCTAGAAAAGATCAATATAAAATGGAAAGTTCAATCATTCTCCAAGGGGTTCTGGAATCTTTATATGGTAGGAAATAGAATTCATCTGTTATGGTTGAGATacgaggtgtcccacaaaagcttaGGTGAGAcaataaaagaattttcagaggtgagatgatcaggttatgagaggtataacctaatcagtgaaataagccactgaTATGAAATCACTGGGTGGTAATTGTGGCAGATCACTGTAGAGGTGCGCCTCTAGAATTTACGCTTATCCTTGGTGAGTGGAGGTCCCTATGATTCCTGGTTTCCATGTcttgagctgttttttttttttttttcaccagaacctttcaccatgatattctgtctcaccttgggcccagagctatggaatcagCTGACCATGCACAGAACCCCTAAAATTGTAAACCAACTAAACtcttccttctttaagttgttcttgtcaggtatattggtcacagcCATTCAAAGCTGGTTAAAACTTCATCACTGTGCATATGTGATTGGAGCCATTTTTCAGTGAAAGTGGTCCACAATCTGGCTTTTAAAAGTGTGGACTATGGACTCATACATAGTCCTTTTCTTGGAAGCTGCTTAGAAATGTATCATCTTAGAATTCACCCAGGACCTACTATATAAGCTGCATTTTCAAGGAATCTGTTAGGGATCTCTACATATATTATTAGCATTTGCAATGCATTGGTTTATAGCTTTATTGAATTTACAAAGTGGCTATGATCCCCTGAATGACAAGGAACTACTCTATAGATTAATGGTAACTCTCTTCATTAATTTTCCTTCCACTGAATTTAGACATAATACACTAAAGTGGAACATACCAGACATTTTCTGAATGCATATTATATGTAAAGTACATCATGAGATGCAAATATGAATCAAACAATTTCCCCGGGAGACAGGGCATAATATCCTGCTAGTGTCTTAGTCatggataaaaatatgaataagaaaaaaagcaatggaGTAGTTTGTTGAGGTGAAAAGACAAAGACATAAAGAGAAAACTtctcacagaaaacaaaacttctCAAGAATTTATGACAATTCTCCACATCATCCTTGCAATATTATTCTGCCTTTTTGCCCCCAAAGCCTCACCAATTAGTGACTGGATGGTTTCTCTTGGTGTTAGGACTCCATCTTAACACTTAATTTTGATTTTGGTGCTCTTTTTCTACCatgctcttctttctttatttttttttaatatgaaagaaaaatttttgaatagTCCCTTGTATTTTTCAAGGtacattcatgttttttttttttttgtcaaatcaTTATTGTTACAAGCCTTTgagaatgtttattattattttttaatctcaattttttGGACTAGAAAATTGAAGTTAAGAGAAATGGAATAAGCCTGGCCTTCTGAAAGTTTCAGGcttgtcaccaaaaaaaaaaaaaaaaaaaaaatctcctttgatattttaatttcctgGGTCAAAGAGTCAATGTGACTTGTTTATTACCTTCCTCAGAGGTTAATGGGATTCTTAGCCAAGACCTTAGGTCAACTGATTCAGACATCCCAGAATAACACACCTTGGGTTGCCTCTGCAGCTGTCTCCATCTTAATAGGTCACAAAGTTCAATGTGCAAAACAACCAAACCCAATCTATCCCTCAACAAGGAAATCCTTGCTATGGTTGGCTAGAGTGGGGTTCTGCTGCCCCCACACCGCCAATCTATTGGAACATACAGGTTGTGGTACCTAAAAGTGATGTAGTAGCTTTGGGAGATTGCAGAAAGGTGAAGAGATACCTAGGAAGTGACCAGGATCCCTATAATACAGAGATGTGGCATGTTTAAGAGGGAGGTAGCTTACCAGCAATTCTTGATAGCTCTTAGAAAAAGTGTGCCGAATTCCAAACATGTTTGGTCGTCTGTTCTTTGAGATGTAGTCTTTCTTGCCCATGCTGGTCTCTAAaattcttgggctcaagtgatcttcctgactcagcctccccggTGGTTGCAATTATAGGCACGAGCCACATGATTTTATGAGTGATCTTTAATAAGTTCTTGACCACTCTATTCTCTCTGATCTCAGAGAAGGTATTTGATGTTTTTCTAACCCAGCATCATTTGTCCTCTGGTTCTCATACTCTGTTGGGCACCATATTCTGCCTCATTCACTGTCCAAACAATTCACATAGAGTTTATTCATCTTCAACTCCAAGGGTGATCATGTGACTCAGGCCTGGCCAATCTGAACCATGCACTGCTCAGCTCACAGCAATTGGCTCAAAAATGGGCAGGTGCACTTAAGGGCTCCTGGGACTCAAAAAGACCTGCTAGGAGCCAGTTggaagggacttttttttttttaattcaccttGAACCTGAAGGGCTATTGTCTCCTTGTGGGAGGAACTTGTGGGATAATCAGACCAatggagagaaaacagaaaagagactAAAAGAGAAAACCCATGTCTTGATGGCATTGCTCAATCCCCACATCTAATCTGTCCCCTGAATTTGCTTAGCTATGTGAGACAGTACATTCTCTTTGTGCTGAAGCTAATTTTCTATCATGTTTAATTAAGAATCCTGAGGATAATCAGTCTAGCAAGTTCAACTCAAGGTCAGGTCCAATTAATGTCAGTATCAATTTTCATAGAGTCTTTGGAAGTCTTTGAAATTGGGGTTTTCAAATAATACCTGCATTtaccaaaatttagaaaaaatgttCCATAAAGAAAAGGcactttggtaaaaaaaaaatagaaaataagaaatgttgaTGTTATAAAGAAGTTAGAAACAAAGTTTTTATTCTCTGTTATGTTTTAAAGACATAATTTgcaatttgtttataaattaaaaaatgacttaaGATTCCTGTAAAATCTATACCATACATGCCTGTTAGTAGCTACAAAATCAAAGATATATAAACACCTATCAATAAAACCTTCTTGCTTATTAATTGACATTTCATATTACTTAGAAAATCATTATTGTAAAGCTTGAAATTTGGAGATAAACCATTTTCTCTGgaattggattttctttttctttggaaaatagtttcaattgtatatttttgtaaaatgccGGGTTTCT is a window encoding:
- the Sphkap gene encoding A-kinase anchor protein SPHKAP isoform X2 yields the protein MWVVEPNSPICLSAALPAKRHSQESSSSESTLMYEVSEAQQGSGGGSLGSSLGGSITACKKVLRSNSLLESTDYWLQNQTTPCQIGFVEDKSENCASVCFVNLDVNKDASSTEHLQQKLVNVSPDLPKLISTMNVQQPKENEIVLLSGLASGNLQADFEVSQCPWLPDICLVQCARGNRPNSTNCIIFEINKFLIGLELVQERQHHLETNILKLEDDTNCSLSSIEEDFLTASEHLEEESEVEEYKNGYENINLSANALESKKQKRVTQEERDYNKEKLLYALEDKCINKYSPFIKTEGYLEKVAENTGLQSLDVTTKPSQWKGEAMRNEQPATNYYYSEHCKGQVEKPQALCIPSDAYFSMMGKKDGPSAYGIVTEHGNSLDPGDHEGRRNSLPPIQDGEATTGEYATNLAESVLQDAFIRLSQSQPTPAQESAVSVSVGSALLPTSCSTKDVVVPRSWDELPKIVIVQSPEGSDAGPEPGISSWPEMEVSMETAGVLPGEDPSRHPQSAVEVALACAATVIGTISSPQATERFTMEQESLLANCALGGNGALQEQASQGLKESSISEYSFPSALCGMTQVASAVAVCGLGEREEVTCPVSPSSFLPATEDAGAIPPLCSSATERNVEVGKEAIAEALLTEAALVLTRPQTYSSIGDLMESVNRSIMESASKSQMLCSENILRNELTQTLSNVILKHAIDEVHQKNKITHPNDGRLSSETLDALMESTNRLLHSVICCTFKKMNQIVQLGHYQPFDQVAGQAGTKDTEYASDHPLSNAQSTSLVASDIMDLKQDKSQVRAGLMENPPLQFELSCSRRVLDSSTAKTSSKEMCIEGTVGEDTKEPHQPPRHKEKERRASFQAEKLPTVDKCRSSSQDAEDSINPNTQEKYSSVMPLNNEVQVHLSLLGDELALPAQSTKQAEDYYITDFAEELAETVVSMATEIAAICLDNSYGKQPWFCAWKRGNEFLVTPNVSCRPLKRKKESQGGDSSLRKHKPPRLSEIKRKTDEHPELKEKLMNRVVDESMNLEDIPDSVNIFANEVAAKIMSLTEFSMVDGVWQAQSHSRNRLLGSDRWNRLKASSCESIPEEDSEARAYANSLGLSSTLSQPVSRASSVSKQSSCESITDEFSRFMVNQMENEGRGFELLLDYYAGKNASSILSSAMRQACRKNDHLSVRPSCPSKQSSTESITEEFYRYMLRDIERESKDGASSRRSSQDWTSGLLSPPARSALCYRQSSMPDTRSPCARLTVNAPVKANSLDGFAQNCPQDFTSVQPVSGASSSGLCKSDSCLYRRGGTDQITNMLIHETWANSIEALMRKNKIFIDDAEGAEAGPNPRGSPLQGEKCADRIAASRVHSRPPLLVQESVDCRRKDSVAESKRPSVSSPSKTAPLVNQDGLDCAKKTSSCCDAGPLNHTRRSLCSRDVPLIQIETEQREEDIREPEGEPECFLSESGAPQEAEEHLSQDKVPVVARGGDTAVSTCQNPSDSLEARDVPGAQVSAEARAPDEFHNPPSSSEESTGSWSQLANEEDNPDDTSSFLQLSERSMSELVEEKEILKEQSESIKEQAPGMAVRATSPQRSLLVINFDLEPECPDAELRATLQWIAASELGIPTIYFKKSQEAQIEKFLDVVRLVHQKSWKVGDIFHAVVQYCKMHEEQKEGTPSLFDWLLELG
- the Sphkap gene encoding A-kinase anchor protein SPHKAP isoform X1, with amino-acid sequence MWVVEPNSPICLSAALPAKRHSQESSSSESTLMYEVSEAQQGSGGGSLGSSLGGSITACKKVLRSNSLLESTDYWLQNQTTPCQIGFVEDKSENCASVCFVNLDVNKDASSTEHLQQKLVNVSPDLPKLISTMNVQQPKENEIVLLSGLASGNLQADFEVSQCPWLPDICLVQCARGNRPNSTNCIIFEINKFLIGLELVQERQHHLETNILKLEDDTNCSLSSIEEDFLTASEHLEEESEVEEYKNGYENINLSANALESKKQKRVTQEERDYNKEKLLYALEDKCINKYSPFIKTEGYLEKVAENTGLQSLDVTTKPSQWKGEAMRNEQPATNYYYSEHCKGQVEKPQALCIPSDAYFSMMGKKDGPSAYGIVTEHGNSLDPGDHEGRRNSLPPIQDGEATTGEYATNLAESVLQDAFIRLSQSQPTPAQESAVSVSVGSALLPTSCSTKDVVVPRSWDELPKIVIVQSPEGSDAGPEPGISSWPEMEVSMETAGVLPGEDPSRHPQSAVEVALACAATVIGTISSPQATERFTMEQESLLANCALGGNGALQEQASQGLKESSISEYSFPSALCGMTQVASAVAVCGLGEREEVTCPVSPSSFLPATEDAGAIPPLCSSATERNVEVGKEAIAEALLTEAALVLTRPQTYSSIGDLMESVNRSIMESASKSQMLCSENILRNELTQTLSNVILKHAIDEVHQKNKITHPNDGRLSSETLDALMESTNRLLHSVICCTFKKMNQIVQLGHYQPFDQVAGQAGTKDTEYASDHPLSNAQSTSLVASDIMDLKQDKSQVRAGLMENPPLQFELSCSRRVLDSSTAKTSSKEMCIEGTVGEDTKEPHQPPRHKEKERRASFQAEKLPTVDKCRSSSQDAEDSINPNTQEKYSSVMPLNNEVQVHLSLLGDELALPAQSTKQAEDYYITDFAEELAETVVSMATEIAAICLDNSYGKQPWFCAWKRGNEFLVTPNVSCRPLKRKKESQGGDSSLRKHKPPRLSEIKRKTDEHPELKEKLMNRVVDESMNLEDIPDSVNIFANEVAAKIMSLTEFSMVDGVWQAQSHSRNRLLGSDRWNRLKASSCESIPEEDSEARAYANSLGLSSTLSQPVSRASSVSKQSSCESITDEFSRFMVNQMENEGRGFELLLDYYAGKNASSILSSAMRQACRKNDHLSVRPSCPSKQSSTESITEEFYRYMLRDIERESKDGASSRRSSQDWTSGLLSPPARSALCYRQSSMPDTRSPCARLTVNAPVKANSLDGFAQNCPQDFTSVQPVSGASSSGLCKSDSCLYRRGGTDQITNMLIHETWANSIEALMRKNKIFIDDAEGAEAGPNPRGSPLQGEKCADRIAASRVHSRPPLLVQESVDCRRKDSVAESKRPSVSSPSKTAPLVNQDGLDCAKKTSSCCDAGPLNHTRRSLCSRDVPLIQIETEQREEDIREPEGEPECFLSESGAPQEAEEHLSQDKVPVVARGGDTAVSTCQNPSDSLEARDVPGAQVSAEARAPDEFHNPPSSSEESTGSWSQLANEEDNPDDTSSFLQLSERSMSNGNSSATSSLGIMELDIYQESIPSSPMINELVEEKEILKEQSESIKEQAPGMAVRATSPQRSLLVINFDLEPECPDAELRATLQWIAASELGIPTIYFKKSQEAQIEKFLDVVRLVHQKSWKVGDIFHAVVQYCKMHEEQKEGTPSLFDWLLELG